One window of Medicago truncatula cultivar Jemalong A17 chromosome 2, MtrunA17r5.0-ANR, whole genome shotgun sequence genomic DNA carries:
- the LOC11412498 gene encoding beta-D-xylosidase 1 has translation MGCFKNLITFMLLISILVTLSEGRVPFACDPKNGLTRSYKFCNTRVPIHARVQDLIGRLALPEKIRLVVNNAIAVPRLGIQGYEWWSEALHGVSNVGPGTKFGGAFSAATSFPQVITTAASFNQSLWLEIGRIVSDEARAMYNGGAAGLTFWSPNVNIFRDPRWGRGQETPGEDPTVAGKYAASYVQGLQGNGAGNRLKVAACCKHYTAYDLDNWNGVDRFHFNAKVSKQDLADTYDVPFKACVRDGKVASVMCSYNQVNGKPTCADPELLRNTIRGEWGLNGYIVSDCDSVGVLYDNQHYTRTPEQAAAAAIKAGLDLDCGPFLALHTDGAIKQGLISENDLNLALANLITVQMRLGMFDGDAQPYGNLGTRDVCLPSHNDVALEAARQGIVLLQNKGNALPLSPTRYRTVGVIGPNSDVTVTMIGNYAGIACGYTTPLQGIARYVKTIHQAGCKDVGCGGNQLFGLSEQVARQADATVLVMGLDQSIEAEFRDRTGLLLPGHQQELVSRVARAARGPVILVLMSGGPIDVTFAKNDPKISAILWVGYPGQSGGTAIADVIFGRTNPSGRLPNTWYPQDYVRKVPMTNMDMRANPATGYPGRTYRFYKGPVVFPFGHGLSYSRFTHSLALAPKQVSVQFTTPLTQAFTNSSNKAMKVSHANCDELEVGFHVDVKNEGSMDGAHTLLVYSKAPNGVKQLVNFHKTYVPAGSKTRVKVGVHVCNHLSAVDEFGVRRIPMGEHELQIGDLKHSILVQTLDQIKH, from the exons ATGGGTTGTTTCAAAAACTTAATAACTTTCATGTTATTAATTTCCATATTAGTTACATTAAGTGAAGGTAGAGTACCCTTTGCATGTGACCCAAAAAATGGCTTAACAAGAAGCTACAAATTTTGCAATACAAGAGTACCAATTCATGCAAGGGTACAAGACCTTATAGGAAGACTTGCATTACCTGAAAAGATAAGGCTTGTTGTGAACAATGCAATTGCTGTTCCAAGACTTGGAATACAAGGTTATGAGTGGTGGTCGGAAGCTTTACATGGTGTTTCTAATGTGGGCCCAGGTACTAAATTTGGTGGGGCCTTCTCCGCCGCCACTAGCTTCCCTCAAGTTATCACCACCGCTGCTTCTTTCAATCAATCTTTGTGGCTTGAAATTGGACGG ATTGTGTCTGATGAAGCAAGAGCAATGTACAATGGTGGAGCTGCAGGGTTGACTTTTTGGAGTCCTAATGTGAATATTTTCCGTGATCCACGGTGGGGCCGTGGCCAAGAGACACCCGGTGAAGATCCCACTGTGGCCGGAAAATATGCCGCCAGTTATGTTCAAGGATTACAAGGCAACGGTGCCGGAAACCGGCTCAAGGTTGCTGCTTGTTGTAAACATTACACTGCCTATGATCTTGATAACTGGAATGGTGTAGATAGGTTCCATTTCAATGCCAAG GTGAGTAAACAAGATTTGGCAGACACATATGATGTTCCGTTCAAAGCATGCGTTAGGGATGGGAAGGTGGCGAGTGTAATGTGTTCCTACAATCAAGTCAATGGCAAGCCTACTTGTGCTGATCCCGAACTCCTTCGTAACACCATCCGCGGTGAATGGGGCCTTAATGG gtacaTAGTTTCGGATTGTGACTCAGTTGGAGTTTTATACGACAACCAACACTACACAAGAACACCTGAACAAGCAGCAGCCGCAGCGATTAAAGCGGGCCTGGACCTTGATTGTGGCCCATTTTTAGCCCTACATACCGATGGTGCTATTAAGCAAGGGCTTATTTCAGAAAATGATCTTAACCTTGCTTTAGCTAACCTTATTACAGTCCAAATGAGATTAGGCATGTTTGATGGTGATGCCCAACCATATGGTAATTTAGGCACAAGAGATGTTTGCTTACCATCCCATAATGATGTTGCACTTGAGGCAGCTAGACAGGGTATTGTCCTTCTACAAAACAAAGGAAATGCATTGCCATTATCCCCTACAAGATACCGCACTGTAGGAGTCATTGGTCCCAATTCTGATGTTACTGTTACCATGATAGGAAACTATGCTG GTATTGCTTGTGGTTATACGACGCCGTTGCAGGGGATTGCCAGATATGTGAAAACCATTCATCAAGCAGGATGTAAGGATGTGGGTTGTGGTGGAAATCAATTATTTGGGCTTTCAGAGCAAGTAGCAAGACAAGCTGATGCAACCGTATTAGTAATGGGCTTAGACCAGTCCATAGAAGCAGAATTTAGAGACAGGACTGGGCTTCTTTTACCAGGCCACCAACAAGAGCTAGTGTCTAGAGTAGCTAGGGCTGCAAGAGGCCCAGTTATCTTGGTACTCATGTCTGGTGGGCCTATTGATGTTACATTTGCCAAAAATGATCCCAAGATTAGTGCAATTTTGTGGGTTGGTTATCCTGGTCAATCTGGTGGCACTGCCATTGCTGATGTTATCTTTGGTAGAACTAATCCAA GTGGAAGGTTACCCAATACGTGGTACCCACAAGACTATGTAAGGAAAGTACCAATGACAAACATGGATATGCGTGCAAATCCAGCAACAGGGTATCCAGGTAGAACCTATAGATTCTACAAGGGCCCTGTAGTATTCCCATTTGGGCATGGGCTAAGTTACTCAAGATTCACACATTCCTTAGCACTTGCACCCAAACAAGTTTCAGTCCAATTTACAACCCCTTTGACTCAAGCCTTCACAAACTCAAGTAACAAAGCAATGAAAGTGAGTCATGCAAATTGTGATGAATTGGAAGTAGGATTTCACGTGGATGTGAAAAATGAAGGATCAATGGATGGGGCCCACACACTTCTAGTTTACTCTAAAGCACCTAATGGTGTTAAACAATtggtgaattttcataagaCTTATGTTCCTGCTGGATCAAAGACACGTGTTAAGGTTGGTGTTCATGTTTGTAACCACCTTTCTGCTGTGGATGAGTTTGGGGTTCGAAGAATCCCAATGGGTGAACATGAACTTCAAATTGGTGATCTCAAACATTCTATTTTGGTTCAAACTTTGGACCAAATTAAACATTAA